The following are encoded in a window of Staphylospora marina genomic DNA:
- a CDS encoding SDR family NAD(P)-dependent oxidoreductase, whose protein sequence is MNQTVLITGASEGIGKELAKLFAESGHHLVLVARNREKLNRLADELSDAHGVRIHVHDYDLSKPLAPAALVHTLEESGITVDMLINNAGFGLYGEFAKLDPDHQLNMIDLNIRSLTDLTHRLLPGMLQRGHGRIMNVASVAAFQPGPLMAVYYATKAYVLSFSEALANELKGTGVTVTAFCPGPTATRFTERAGLEQSKLFQSGAMTAEEVARIGYKGFLAGKTVIIPGFRNRLLVTVGRFLPRKTLTAIIRQVQERRVQ, encoded by the coding sequence TTGAATCAAACGGTTCTCATCACCGGTGCCTCCGAAGGCATCGGCAAAGAGTTGGCCAAGCTGTTCGCCGAAAGCGGCCATCATCTGGTCCTTGTCGCCAGAAACCGCGAGAAGCTGAACCGGCTCGCCGATGAACTGTCCGACGCTCATGGTGTCCGCATTCACGTGCATGATTACGATCTCAGCAAGCCCCTCGCCCCGGCCGCCCTCGTACATACCCTGGAAGAATCGGGGATCACCGTCGACATGCTGATCAACAACGCCGGATTCGGCCTGTACGGCGAATTTGCCAAGCTGGATCCGGACCATCAGCTGAACATGATCGATCTGAACATCCGCTCTCTCACCGACCTCACGCATCGCCTCCTGCCCGGCATGCTTCAGCGGGGGCACGGCCGGATCATGAACGTCGCTTCCGTGGCTGCCTTTCAACCCGGCCCCTTGATGGCCGTCTACTATGCCACCAAGGCATACGTGCTTTCCTTCAGTGAGGCACTGGCCAACGAACTGAAGGGAACCGGCGTCACCGTCACCGCCTTCTGTCCCGGACCGACCGCCACCCGCTTCACGGAACGCGCCGGTCTCGAGCAGTCCAAACTGTTCCAAAGCGGCGCCATGACCGCCGAAGAAGTGGCCCGCATCGGTTACAAGGGATTCCTCGCCGGCAAGACCGTCATCATCCCCGGCTTCCGCAACCGCCTGCTGGTCACCGTCGGCCGTTTTCTCCCCCGCAAAACCCTCACCGCCATCATCCGTCAGGTGCAGGAGCGCAGAGTTCAATAA
- a CDS encoding carbohydrate ABC transporter permease, translating to MNRHEKSSAPAALPLVRKNRERLAAFLFILPSVLLIAVFVYGFIGWTGWISFTRWNTFVPDFTFAGLDNYRFLFSDFRFLSDLRNTVVFTVLFIVCCLLLGLALALLLDSRIRGEVWLRNLFLFPMALSFIVTGVVWQWIFNPSTGINLLLKKLGVEEPPLWYIHPEVIPGVQWGPIQIGVPLALLAVIVAAVWQLSGFTMALYLSGLRSIPEEIREAARVDGASEWQVFRHVLLPQLKPVTISAIIILGHISLKIFDLIYAMTGPGAGFVTDMPGVYMVETTFKGNHYAHGAAISVIMLLLVTLLILPQLLSGGRKEASGR from the coding sequence ATGAACCGCCACGAGAAATCGTCCGCCCCCGCCGCCTTGCCGCTTGTACGGAAAAACCGGGAACGCCTGGCGGCCTTTCTGTTCATCCTTCCATCCGTCCTGCTGATCGCCGTCTTCGTGTACGGGTTCATCGGCTGGACCGGATGGATTTCTTTCACCCGTTGGAACACGTTTGTCCCCGATTTCACCTTTGCCGGTCTGGACAATTACCGTTTCCTTTTTTCCGATTTCCGCTTTCTGTCCGATCTCCGGAACACGGTGGTGTTCACCGTCCTGTTCATCGTCTGCTGCCTCCTGCTCGGTCTCGCGCTGGCCCTGCTGCTGGACAGCCGGATCCGGGGAGAAGTCTGGCTGCGCAATCTCTTTCTCTTTCCCATGGCCTTGTCGTTCATCGTGACGGGTGTGGTGTGGCAGTGGATCTTCAACCCGTCCACGGGCATCAATTTGCTGCTGAAAAAACTGGGAGTGGAGGAACCTCCCCTCTGGTACATCCATCCGGAAGTGATTCCGGGCGTGCAGTGGGGACCGATTCAAATCGGGGTGCCGCTGGCCCTCCTGGCGGTGATCGTCGCGGCGGTTTGGCAGCTGTCCGGCTTCACCATGGCGCTGTATCTGTCCGGTCTGCGCTCCATTCCGGAAGAAATCCGGGAAGCCGCCCGGGTGGACGGCGCCTCGGAATGGCAAGTGTTTCGCCATGTCCTGCTCCCTCAACTGAAACCGGTCACCATCAGTGCGATCATCATCCTCGGACACATCTCGCTCAAAATCTTTGACCTCATCTATGCCATGACCGGTCCCGGCGCGGGCTTTGTCACCGACATGCCCGGCGTCTACATGGTGGAGACCACGTTCAAAGGGAACCACTACGCGCACGGAGCCGCCATTTCCGTCATCATGCTTCTGTTGGTCACCCTGTTGATCCTGCCTCAGCTTCTCTCCGGGGGAAGGAAGGAGGCATCCGGCCGATGA
- a CDS encoding Mbeg1-like protein: protein MDKFCSLPHRSRFSSRRGSSTIEYVILMAVGLLFATILHSIINGEEIRQILADKVMEIILGKEQKPPPEKPDNKPQIPKLPSGSVPKPAQVKTASFKPVATPHLDQKHPMQYTDCGAEDCTEVISRYTHRPHGSLDDHNVTDLQMAMFATFAYGDMDWVQQKHLEQYLGTDSWMEDPQFRVEDKNGFAAKTFVNKNENTVLISYRGTDEFLRDAGDDLHLVFRDHIEQEESAEKYYKEVTAKYGDFKVIQTGHSLGGYLAQSVAAKYNVPTVTFNAPGKNHRSRPDLEFANRNGLLDDLIHNYVIRDDIPGNVNIHIGKTYLLNTPNEQKNVASRNDYEEAPGLWKNLRENSLKNHSIAHFSGIHGGKLSKKFAHYRKYYDQNGYIVPRNSIKEIRAP, encoded by the coding sequence ATGGACAAGTTCTGCTCCCTTCCACATCGCAGCAGATTCAGTTCCAGACGCGGCTCTTCCACCATTGAATACGTCATCCTGATGGCCGTCGGTCTGCTGTTCGCCACGATTCTCCACTCCATCATCAACGGAGAGGAAATCCGTCAGATCCTGGCGGACAAAGTGATGGAAATCATTTTGGGCAAAGAACAGAAACCACCGCCAGAAAAACCGGACAACAAACCTCAGATTCCGAAACTGCCTTCGGGTTCCGTGCCGAAACCGGCTCAGGTGAAAACCGCTTCATTCAAACCGGTCGCCACCCCCCATCTTGACCAGAAACACCCGATGCAGTACACGGATTGCGGGGCCGAAGATTGCACGGAAGTGATCAGCCGTTACACCCACCGCCCGCACGGATCTTTGGACGACCACAACGTCACCGATTTGCAGATGGCCATGTTCGCCACGTTTGCTTACGGTGATATGGATTGGGTACAACAAAAACATTTGGAACAATATTTGGGAACAGACAGCTGGATGGAAGATCCACAATTCAGAGTTGAAGACAAAAACGGCTTCGCGGCCAAAACCTTTGTCAACAAAAACGAGAATACGGTTTTGATCAGTTATCGGGGAACCGACGAATTTTTGCGTGATGCCGGTGATGATCTTCACTTGGTGTTCAGGGACCATATTGAACAGGAAGAATCCGCGGAGAAATATTATAAAGAAGTCACCGCCAAATACGGGGACTTCAAAGTCATCCAAACCGGCCATTCCCTCGGAGGGTATCTGGCTCAAAGCGTGGCCGCCAAGTACAATGTTCCGACCGTCACGTTCAACGCTCCAGGAAAGAATCACCGCTCGCGTCCGGACCTCGAATTCGCCAACCGCAACGGACTGCTGGATGATCTCATTCACAATTATGTCATCCGTGACGACATCCCCGGAAATGTCAACATACATATCGGCAAAACCTATCTTCTCAACACCCCCAATGAACAAAAAAACGTCGCTTCCCGCAACGATTATGAAGAGGCTCCGGGCCTGTGGAAGAACCTGCGGGAAAACAGTCTGAAAAACCACTCGATCGCTCATTTCAGTGGAATTCACGGCGGAAAACTTTCGAAAAAGTTCGCCCATTACCGCAAGTATTATGATCAAAACGGGTATATCGTGCCGAGAAATTCAATAAAGGAGATTCGAGCTCCATGA
- a CDS encoding (deoxy)nucleoside triphosphate pyrophosphohydrolase, whose product MKQVDVVGAVIRNESGDVLCALRSETMSMPNLWEFPGGKIDPGETPEETLVREIREELGCDIRVGNMVEDTLHDYPGVRVRLITYEATIIRGTPVPREHAELRWLPVSELETLNWAPADIPAVKKIVREQAVK is encoded by the coding sequence ATGAAACAGGTCGACGTGGTCGGCGCCGTCATTCGCAATGAATCGGGAGACGTTCTCTGTGCGTTGCGTTCCGAAACCATGTCCATGCCCAATCTGTGGGAATTTCCCGGCGGCAAGATCGATCCGGGGGAGACACCCGAAGAGACGCTGGTCCGCGAAATCCGCGAAGAACTGGGGTGCGACATCCGAGTGGGCAACATGGTGGAAGACACGTTGCATGACTATCCCGGCGTCCGGGTGCGGCTCATCACGTATGAAGCCACCATCATTCGGGGAACCCCCGTTCCGCGGGAGCATGCCGAGCTGCGGTGGTTGCCGGTGAGCGAACTGGAAACCCTGAATTGGGCGCCTGCCGACATCCCCGCCGTAAAAAAAATCGTCCGCGAACAGGCCGTCAAATGA
- a CDS encoding phosphoenolpyruvate synthase, translating to MTASVLFLHEVDQSDLLRVGGKGANLGELMKAGFPVPGGFCVTTRAYQEFIGTCPEMEGFFEELDSLDPADLETLRELGERIRSTLLSLEIPGHLREEIIHAWERVGKEHAYAVRSSATAEDLPSASFAGQQDTYLNIRGRDELLKHVRKCWASLFTDRAIVYRAKNGFDHRQVHLSVVVQRMVNPEVSGIMFSADPVSGNRHVVTIDAGLGLGEALVSGIVTADLYKVKDGEIIHKTVSDKKVAIYSVPEGGTVKKELSPEQQKKQVLSDSRILRLAEWGKKIEAHFGSPQDIEFCIENGDIFIVQSRPITSLYPLPDIPREPLRVLISFGHAQMMTEAMKPLGLSVLRTVFPKVVFLEAGNRLYLDPSVLLRTRIGRTVFPRVLRQVFDESLSLAVREVIERPEFKRHAPPRGFLRKARRAVAPVAKEIWLNLWKRDPNRFKRIVESRMETILGEVRTALDGVSGVRRLETVHRVLDSLALRVVPQFAPFIACYPISTLLLRTWLKEDADLHALNKSFSGNVTSEMGLEIGDLADLVRDWPEVERYLQEAKDETFWSGLSEVPGGEQFAEAFRTFLDRYGMRCPGEIDMTRPRWREAPTLLIPSILGHMQSVKPGEHRKKFAEGEKEALEAAARIRKRVGTRGFKAKRVSRLIEVFRASGALREHVKYLLVNILDECKKAIMAEAEELVKRGLLQQAEDAHFLRLDELIRMAEGKATEHIPTLVARRKEEFARHQSMKPPGVMTSEGEIVTVTRKVKDLPPNALVGTAASAGVAEGIARVILKPEESRLKEGEILVAPHTDPGWTPLFQSAKALVTEVGGLMTHGSVVAREYGIPAVVGVEGAIDNIPDGARIRVDGNRGFVEILEDQA from the coding sequence ATGACAGCCAGCGTCCTTTTTTTGCATGAAGTGGATCAGTCGGATCTGTTGCGTGTCGGCGGAAAAGGGGCCAATCTCGGTGAGCTCATGAAGGCCGGTTTTCCCGTGCCGGGAGGATTTTGCGTGACGACCCGGGCCTATCAGGAGTTCATCGGAACTTGCCCCGAAATGGAAGGGTTCTTCGAGGAACTGGATTCCCTCGATCCCGCTGATCTGGAAACGCTTCGGGAGCTTGGGGAACGGATCCGTTCCACGCTGTTGTCGCTGGAAATCCCCGGACATCTGCGGGAGGAAATCATCCACGCTTGGGAACGGGTCGGCAAGGAACATGCCTATGCCGTCCGGTCCAGCGCCACGGCCGAGGATCTTCCCTCCGCTTCTTTCGCGGGGCAGCAGGACACGTATCTGAACATTCGCGGACGGGATGAACTGTTGAAGCATGTCCGGAAATGTTGGGCTTCCCTGTTCACCGACCGGGCGATCGTGTATCGTGCCAAAAACGGCTTTGACCATCGCCAGGTTCATCTCTCCGTCGTGGTGCAGCGGATGGTGAACCCCGAAGTGTCCGGCATCATGTTCTCGGCGGATCCCGTCAGCGGGAATCGCCATGTCGTCACCATCGACGCCGGCTTAGGACTGGGTGAAGCCCTCGTGTCCGGAATCGTGACGGCGGATCTGTACAAAGTGAAAGACGGAGAGATCATCCACAAAACCGTGTCGGACAAGAAAGTGGCCATTTATTCCGTTCCGGAAGGGGGCACGGTGAAAAAAGAGCTGTCCCCGGAGCAGCAGAAAAAACAGGTGTTGTCCGACAGCCGGATCCTCCGGTTGGCCGAGTGGGGGAAAAAGATCGAAGCCCACTTCGGGTCGCCCCAGGACATCGAGTTCTGCATCGAAAACGGGGACATTTTCATTGTGCAAAGCCGCCCGATCACGTCGCTCTATCCGTTGCCCGACATTCCCCGGGAGCCGCTGCGCGTGCTGATATCGTTCGGGCATGCGCAGATGATGACGGAAGCGATGAAGCCGCTTGGCCTTTCGGTGCTTCGAACCGTGTTTCCGAAAGTCGTGTTTTTGGAAGCGGGAAACCGGCTGTATCTCGACCCCAGCGTGCTGCTTCGTACCCGGATCGGCCGGACGGTTTTCCCGCGGGTGCTCCGTCAAGTGTTTGATGAATCGCTCAGCCTGGCCGTCCGGGAAGTGATCGAAAGGCCCGAGTTCAAACGGCATGCGCCGCCGCGGGGATTTCTGCGCAAGGCGCGCCGCGCGGTGGCACCGGTGGCCAAAGAGATTTGGCTCAACCTCTGGAAACGGGATCCGAACCGGTTCAAACGCATCGTCGAGAGCCGCATGGAAACGATACTTGGGGAAGTTCGCACGGCACTGGACGGGGTCAGCGGCGTCCGGCGACTGGAAACGGTCCACCGGGTGCTGGATTCGCTGGCGCTCCGGGTTGTGCCTCAATTTGCACCGTTTATCGCCTGTTACCCGATCTCCACGTTGTTGCTTCGCACGTGGCTGAAGGAAGATGCAGACCTTCATGCGCTGAACAAATCCTTTTCCGGAAACGTCACCAGCGAAATGGGGCTCGAGATCGGTGACCTCGCGGATCTCGTCCGGGATTGGCCCGAGGTGGAAAGATACCTGCAGGAAGCAAAGGATGAAACATTCTGGAGCGGTCTGTCCGAAGTGCCGGGTGGCGAGCAGTTCGCAGAGGCGTTCCGGACATTCCTGGACCGGTACGGCATGAGATGCCCGGGTGAAATCGACATGACCCGACCCCGCTGGCGGGAGGCACCGACGTTGCTGATCCCGTCCATCCTGGGGCACATGCAGAGCGTCAAGCCGGGAGAACACCGGAAGAAATTCGCCGAGGGCGAAAAAGAGGCGCTGGAAGCGGCCGCACGCATCCGGAAGCGGGTGGGAACACGCGGCTTCAAAGCGAAACGGGTGAGCCGGCTTATTGAAGTCTTTCGGGCGTCGGGGGCTTTGCGGGAACATGTCAAATATCTGTTGGTCAACATACTCGATGAATGCAAGAAAGCCATCATGGCAGAAGCGGAAGAGCTGGTGAAAAGGGGACTGCTGCAACAAGCGGAAGATGCCCACTTTCTGAGGCTGGATGAGCTGATCCGGATGGCCGAAGGGAAGGCCACTGAACACATTCCCACCCTTGTTGCCCGGCGGAAGGAAGAATTCGCACGGCACCAATCGATGAAACCGCCCGGCGTGATGACCAGCGAAGGGGAGATCGTCACCGTCACCCGCAAAGTGAAGGATCTTCCCCCGAACGCGTTGGTCGGAACCGCCGCTTCCGCCGGCGTGGCGGAGGGGATCGCCCGGGTCATTCTCAAGCCCGAAGAATCCCGGCTTAAGGAAGGCGAGATCCTCGTCGCTCCTCACACCGATCCCGGCTGGACCCCGCTCTTCCAGTCCGCCAAAGCATTGGTCACGGAAGTGGGCGGCTTGATGACGCACGGTTCCGTCGTGGCCCGGGAGTACGGCATCCCCGCCGTCGTGGGAGTCGAAGGCGCCATCGACAACATCCCGGACGGTGCCCGCATCCGCGTCGACGGAAACCGGGGGTTCGTGGAAATCTTGGAGGATCAGGCTTGA
- a CDS encoding ABC transporter ATP-binding protein yields the protein MSLLELKQVSAYYGQIRALADISVRVEQGEIVTLIGSNGAGKSTTLKSICGQVKTTGNILFDGKDISKLPPHEIATLGVAHVPEGRRIFPRLTVKENLEMGAFMVKDKKEIERRMERVFSYFPRVKERLHQKGGTMSGGEQQMLAIGRGLMMQPKILLLDEPSMGLAPVIVEQIFEIIQELNKEGMTILLVEQNAFQALQIAHRGYIIQTGNIVMEDNADALLGNEAVKEAYLA from the coding sequence ATGAGTCTCTTGGAACTGAAACAAGTTAGCGCATACTACGGCCAGATCCGGGCTCTCGCCGACATCTCCGTCCGGGTGGAACAAGGGGAAATCGTCACGCTCATCGGCTCCAACGGTGCCGGCAAGTCTACCACGCTCAAATCGATCTGCGGCCAGGTGAAAACGACGGGGAACATCCTGTTTGACGGCAAGGACATTTCCAAGCTGCCTCCCCACGAAATCGCCACGCTCGGCGTTGCGCACGTCCCGGAAGGCCGGCGGATCTTTCCGCGTCTCACCGTGAAAGAAAACCTGGAGATGGGTGCATTCATGGTGAAAGACAAGAAAGAGATCGAGCGCCGGATGGAACGGGTGTTCAGCTACTTCCCCCGCGTCAAGGAACGCCTCCACCAGAAAGGCGGAACGATGAGCGGTGGTGAACAGCAAATGCTGGCCATCGGACGGGGACTGATGATGCAGCCCAAAATCCTGCTGCTGGACGAACCTTCGATGGGTCTGGCTCCGGTCATTGTCGAGCAGATTTTTGAAATCATCCAGGAGCTGAACAAAGAAGGCATGACCATTCTTTTGGTCGAGCAAAACGCGTTCCAGGCTCTGCAAATCGCCCATCGCGGCTACATCATCCAAACCGGAAACATCGTGATGGAAGACAACGCAGACGCCCTCCTGGGCAACGAAGCCGTCAAAGAAGCATATCTCGCGTGA
- a CDS encoding YciI family protein: MFVAILRYKLPFEEVQKHVKAHRDYLDGQYREKRLIVSGPMTSKTGGVMVFRVQTREEVDRIIEGDPYYLNGVAEYEVIEFDPVKHDPVFREHFL, from the coding sequence ATGTTTGTGGCGATTCTCAGGTACAAGTTGCCGTTTGAAGAAGTGCAAAAGCATGTGAAGGCGCACCGGGATTATCTGGACGGACAATACCGCGAAAAACGGTTGATCGTATCGGGTCCGATGACTTCGAAAACCGGCGGGGTCATGGTGTTCCGGGTTCAGACGAGGGAGGAAGTGGACCGGATCATCGAGGGAGATCCGTATTATCTGAACGGAGTGGCGGAGTACGAAGTGATCGAGTTTGACCCGGTGAAACACGATCCGGTGTTCCGGGAACACTTTCTGTGA
- a CDS encoding ABC transporter substrate-binding protein, which yields MFRAFAGKPIRALSVALSVVLSLTACSSGASPSDPSKTNQVEIFSWWTGAGEEAGLKALIDVFKQKHPDMEVINAAVAGGAGTNAKTVLATRMQAGDPPDTFQVHGGSELNDSWVAAGKMEPLDSLYEQEGWKDKFPAALIDLVSKDGHIYSVPVNVHRSNVLWYNKKVFDQHGLKPPATLDEFFTVAEQLKAKGVTPLALGDKEPWAATHLFESVLLATLGAEDYGKLWKGQLSLDDPRIRQAFEHFKKMLSYANTDHAARNWQDAAQLVAKGDAAMNVMGDWVKGYFTTDLKLAAGTDFGWEPSPGTGGMFLVVTDTFGLPKGAKHPDAVKKFLAVLGSVEGQDAFNPLKGSIPARLDADVSNYDEYGKQTMEQFKTDQLVPSLVHGSAAPEGFVTAFNQLINTFVTQGNVDQAIQGLKQAAAQNGLAK from the coding sequence TTGTTCAGAGCATTTGCCGGAAAACCGATTCGCGCGTTGTCTGTCGCTCTGTCGGTCGTGTTGTCCCTGACGGCTTGCAGTTCCGGCGCTTCGCCTTCGGATCCGTCCAAGACCAACCAGGTGGAAATTTTCAGCTGGTGGACGGGCGCGGGTGAGGAAGCCGGATTGAAAGCCCTGATCGACGTGTTCAAACAGAAACATCCCGACATGGAAGTGATCAACGCGGCGGTGGCCGGAGGTGCGGGCACCAATGCCAAGACGGTGCTGGCCACGCGGATGCAGGCCGGAGATCCGCCGGACACGTTCCAGGTGCACGGAGGATCGGAGCTGAATGACAGCTGGGTGGCGGCCGGCAAGATGGAGCCCCTGGACAGCCTGTATGAACAGGAAGGGTGGAAGGACAAGTTCCCCGCCGCCCTGATCGACTTGGTGAGCAAAGACGGACACATTTACTCCGTTCCGGTGAACGTGCACCGGAGCAACGTGCTCTGGTACAACAAAAAAGTGTTCGACCAACACGGTCTGAAACCACCTGCGACGCTGGACGAGTTTTTCACGGTGGCCGAGCAGCTGAAAGCCAAAGGCGTGACCCCGCTGGCCCTGGGGGACAAAGAGCCCTGGGCGGCGACGCATCTGTTTGAGTCCGTGCTTTTGGCCACGCTGGGTGCCGAAGACTACGGCAAGCTGTGGAAAGGACAGCTGTCCCTGGATGATCCGCGCATCCGCCAGGCATTTGAACACTTCAAGAAGATGCTGTCTTACGCAAACACGGACCATGCCGCACGCAACTGGCAGGATGCCGCCCAACTGGTGGCCAAGGGCGACGCGGCCATGAACGTGATGGGCGACTGGGTGAAAGGATATTTCACCACGGACTTGAAACTGGCTGCAGGCACCGACTTCGGCTGGGAACCGTCACCGGGAACCGGTGGAATGTTCCTCGTCGTGACGGACACGTTCGGTCTGCCGAAAGGCGCCAAACACCCGGACGCCGTCAAGAAATTCCTGGCGGTGTTGGGATCGGTGGAAGGGCAGGATGCATTCAACCCGCTGAAGGGGTCCATCCCGGCCCGGTTGGATGCGGACGTTTCCAACTATGACGAATACGGCAAGCAAACGATGGAACAGTTCAAAACGGATCAGTTGGTACCCTCGCTGGTCCACGGCTCCGCGGCACCGGAAGGATTCGTCACCGCGTTCAACCAGCTGATCAACACGTTCGTGACGCAAGGAAACGTGGATCAAGCCATTCAGGGTCTGAAACAGGCCGCCGCACAAAACGGTTTGGCGAAGTGA
- a CDS encoding ABC transporter ATP-binding protein: MAILKTVGLTKTFGGLTAVNKVDFEVKKHSITSVIGPNGAGKTTFFNMITGIYEPDGGDILLNDSSIVGKKPNEVTALGIARTFQNIRLFKEMTVMENVMVGMHIKLKADFFSILANLPWVRKEENHASKEAYRLLKYVGLEEHLNQKAKNLPYGAQRRLEIARALATRPQILLLDEPAAGMNPRETKELTELISRIRDDYGMTIILIEHDMKLVMEISEDIMVLDYGQKIASGGPEDIRNNPRVIEAYLGKDAVS; encoded by the coding sequence GTGGCTATTCTCAAGACAGTCGGTCTCACCAAGACGTTCGGCGGTCTGACCGCCGTGAACAAAGTGGATTTTGAAGTGAAAAAACACTCCATCACCTCGGTGATCGGCCCGAACGGTGCAGGAAAAACCACATTCTTCAACATGATCACGGGCATTTACGAACCGGATGGCGGTGACATTCTCCTGAACGACAGTTCGATCGTGGGAAAAAAGCCCAATGAGGTGACCGCCCTCGGGATTGCCCGCACGTTCCAGAACATCCGTCTGTTCAAAGAAATGACCGTTATGGAAAACGTGATGGTCGGCATGCACATCAAGCTGAAGGCTGACTTCTTCAGCATCCTGGCCAATCTTCCCTGGGTCAGAAAGGAAGAAAATCACGCTTCCAAAGAAGCGTATCGCCTGCTGAAGTACGTCGGACTGGAAGAACACCTCAACCAGAAAGCCAAAAACCTGCCGTACGGGGCCCAGCGTCGTCTGGAAATCGCCCGCGCCCTGGCCACCCGGCCGCAAATCCTGTTGCTGGACGAGCCGGCGGCCGGGATGAACCCGCGGGAAACGAAGGAACTGACCGAACTGATCTCCCGCATCCGTGACGATTACGGCATGACCATCATCCTGATCGAACACGACATGAAATTGGTCATGGAAATCTCCGAGGACATCATGGTTCTGGACTACGGTCAAAAGATCGCTTCCGGCGGTCCGGAAGACATCCGGAACAACCCGCGCGTGATCGAAGCATATCTCGGAAAGGACGCCGTATCCTGA
- a CDS encoding chloramphenicol acetyltransferase: MKRIDLSSWKRRQHYELFRRMDFPWFSLTANLDITRYRRFIKERNLPFFLSVLHALTKTANAIPEFRLRMRGDEVIEHDVVHPSFTLMTPSGIFVFADVAWHESLEAFVRAGLPVMEEAKNRETLNPDDEPRDDLIYVTSMPWVSFTSVTHPVSLKGGDCIPRFAIGKYFTQDEKILLPLNIQAHHALLDGEHVGRFFRRMQEAMDAPTG; this comes from the coding sequence ATGAAACGGATCGACCTTTCATCCTGGAAGAGGCGTCAACACTACGAGCTGTTCCGGCGGATGGACTTCCCCTGGTTCAGCCTCACCGCCAACCTGGACATCACCCGGTACAGGCGGTTCATCAAGGAGCGAAACCTGCCGTTTTTCCTGTCCGTGCTCCATGCGCTGACAAAGACGGCCAACGCGATTCCCGAATTCCGCCTTCGCATGCGGGGGGACGAAGTCATCGAGCATGACGTGGTGCATCCGTCCTTCACCCTGATGACCCCCTCCGGCATCTTCGTGTTCGCGGATGTCGCCTGGCACGAGTCCCTGGAAGCGTTCGTCCGTGCCGGCCTGCCCGTCATGGAAGAGGCGAAGAACCGGGAAACTTTGAACCCCGACGACGAACCCCGGGATGACCTGATCTACGTCACCAGCATGCCGTGGGTGTCGTTCACTTCCGTCACCCATCCGGTTTCCCTGAAAGGCGGCGACTGCATTCCCCGGTTCGCGATCGGCAAGTATTTCACCCAAGACGAAAAGATCCTGCTCCCGCTGAACATCCAGGCTCACCACGCCCTGCTGGACGGTGAACACGTGGGACGCTTTTTCCGGCGCATGCAGGAAGCCATGGATGCCCCGACCGGGTAA
- a CDS encoding carbohydrate ABC transporter permease: MTRSLSRFGIYAILILLALCFLVPVYVVVVTSLKPVHEATLENMWNLPSAFDLSSYGVAWEKLSPHFWNTILLAVPATVLSALLGSLNGYVFAKWRFKGDHVLFTAILFGMFIPYQSILIPLIRFLQSIQLYNTIPGLILVHVVYGLPITTLIFRNFYAAVPKEIIESAQIDGCGIWSAYRRIILPLSVPGFVVTGIWQFTQIWNEFLFAVTITNTTNQPIMVALQNLSGSQIVQFNVQMAGALMAALPTLLVYIFLGRYFIRGLLAGALKG; encoded by the coding sequence ATGACCCGATCCCTCAGTCGCTTCGGCATCTACGCCATCCTCATCCTCTTGGCCTTGTGTTTCCTCGTTCCCGTCTACGTGGTGGTCGTCACCAGCCTGAAACCGGTGCATGAAGCCACCCTGGAAAACATGTGGAACCTTCCCTCCGCCTTCGATCTGAGCAGCTACGGCGTCGCCTGGGAGAAACTCTCCCCTCATTTTTGGAACACCATTCTGCTGGCCGTCCCCGCCACGGTGCTGTCCGCCCTGCTGGGTTCCCTGAACGGGTACGTATTCGCCAAATGGCGCTTCAAAGGGGACCACGTCCTGTTCACCGCCATCTTGTTCGGGATGTTCATCCCGTACCAGAGCATCCTGATCCCGCTGATCCGTTTTTTGCAGAGCATTCAGCTGTACAACACCATTCCCGGTTTGATCCTCGTCCACGTGGTGTACGGTCTTCCGATCACCACCCTGATTTTCCGCAACTTTTACGCCGCCGTGCCGAAGGAGATCATCGAATCGGCGCAAATCGACGGCTGCGGCATCTGGAGCGCGTACCGGCGCATCATCCTGCCGCTCTCCGTTCCCGGCTTCGTCGTCACGGGCATCTGGCAATTCACCCAGATCTGGAACGAGTTCCTCTTTGCCGTCACCATTACCAACACAACCAATCAGCCGATCATGGTGGCGCTGCAAAACTTGTCCGGCAGCCAAATCGTCCAATTCAACGTCCAGATGGCCGGCGCGCTGATGGCCGCGCTGCCCACCCTGCTCGTCTACATCTTCCTGGGAAGGTATTTCATTCGCGGTCTTTTGGCCGGTGCACTGAAAGGATAA